Proteins encoded by one window of Sciurus carolinensis chromosome 12, mSciCar1.2, whole genome shotgun sequence:
- the LOC124962449 gene encoding serine/threonine-protein phosphatase 2A regulatory subunit B'' subunit gamma-like: MIGWEAMSNYKIFLKVGEEAEPKFKQFFTAKVFAKLLHTDWKNLHTDGRNSIMEFFNYVMRKVWLHQTRIGLNLNDVAGQGHLWESDLENHVLELIPTLPQLDELEKSFYSFYVCTAVRKFFFFVDPIRRGKIKNQGILACSFLDDLLELRDEKLSKESQETNWFSAPSALRVYGQYLNLDKDHSKEAPSHYGTATMTNIFLDHVFQEYLTYDGKMNEIFDMIKPKDPLKISLQNLINNNQRDTLTTILIYLNDFWT; encoded by the coding sequence ATGATTGGATGGGAAGCAATgagcaattataaaatttttttgaaggttGGTGAAGAGGCTGAACCAAAGTTCAAGCAATTTTTCACTGCAAAAGTCTTTGCTAAACTCCTTCATACAGATTGGAAGAATTTGCATACAGATGGAAGAAATTCCATCATGGAGTTCTTTAACTATGTCATGCGAAAAGTCTGGCTTCATCAAACAAGAATAGGGCTCAATTTAAATGATGTTGCAGGGCAAGGGCATCTTTGGGAATCTGATTTAGAAAACCACGTATTGGAACTTATCCCTACTTTGCCACAATTAGATGAACTGGAAAAATCCTTTTACTCCTTTTATGTTTGTACAGCAGttaggaaatttttcttctttgtggaccctataagaagaggaaaaattaaaaatcaaggtaTTTTAGCATGCAGCTTCCTGGATGACTTACTAGAGCTAAGGGATGAGAAATTATCCAAAGAGAGTCAAGAAACAAATTGGTTTTCTGCTCCTTCTGCCCTAAGGGTTTATGGCCAGTATTTGAATCTTGATAAAGATCACAGTAAAGAAGCACCCTCCCACTATGGAACAGCAACCATGACCAACATCTTCTTAGATCATGTTTTCCAGGAATATCTCACTTAtgatggaaaaatgaatgaaatctttGACATGATAAAACCAAAGGATCCTTTGAAAATCTCTCTTCAGAATTTAATCAACAATAATCAAAGAGACACACTCACTACAATTCTAATCTATCTGAATGACTTCTGGACTTAG